From the Planktothrix tepida PCC 9214 genome, one window contains:
- the tal gene encoding transaldolase: MTVNHLLEIEDLGQSIWMDNLNRDLIESGELKRMIEEQGIQGLTSNPAIFEKAIKGNAIYDTDIEKGIKAGKSVLEIYESLIFDDIRKACDIFKPVYEQSQGLDGFISIEVPPNIALDTEKTITEARRYAKTIERENLMIKIPGTAEGLPAVKQVISEGINVNVTLLFSVDSYINTAWAYIEGLEARVTQGQDISKIASVASFFLSRIDSKIDEMIDAKLRNINNINVKAKLEAVKGKVAIANAKIAYQEYLKIIKTDRWQALAEKGAKVQRLLWASTSTKNPNYPDVMYVDELIGPDTVNTLPPSTIEACIDHCNVANRVTTNVDNAYRLIENLNDPDIEINLEQVMEDLLTDGIDKFIQPFNSLMASLQDKVERLATVAR; encoded by the coding sequence ATGACTGTTAATCACCTTTTAGAAATTGAAGATCTCGGTCAAAGTATTTGGATGGATAATTTAAACCGAGATTTAATTGAATCCGGTGAATTAAAACGGATGATTGAAGAACAAGGAATTCAAGGCTTAACTTCAAATCCGGCTATTTTTGAAAAAGCGATTAAAGGTAATGCCATTTATGATACTGATATCGAAAAAGGCATTAAAGCCGGAAAATCGGTATTAGAAATTTATGAATCCTTGATTTTTGATGATATTCGCAAAGCTTGTGATATTTTTAAACCGGTGTATGAACAAAGTCAAGGATTAGATGGGTTTATTAGTATTGAAGTTCCCCCTAATATTGCCTTAGATACAGAAAAAACGATTACGGAAGCCCGACGCTATGCTAAAACGATAGAACGGGAAAATTTAATGATTAAAATTCCGGGGACGGCGGAAGGTTTACCTGCGGTTAAACAGGTGATTAGTGAGGGAATTAATGTTAATGTTACCTTATTATTTTCCGTTGATAGCTATATTAATACGGCTTGGGCTTATATTGAAGGATTAGAAGCCCGTGTTACCCAAGGTCAAGATATTAGTAAAATTGCTTCCGTTGCCAGTTTCTTTTTAAGTCGCATTGATAGTAAAATTGATGAAATGATTGATGCCAAACTTAGAAATATTAACAATATCAACGTTAAGGCTAAATTAGAAGCGGTTAAAGGAAAAGTGGCGATCGCTAATGCTAAAATAGCTTATCAAGAATATCTTAAAATCATTAAAACTGATCGCTGGCAAGCCTTAGCAGAAAAAGGAGCAAAAGTTCAACGGTTACTGTGGGCAAGTACCAGTACGAAAAATCCGAATTATCCCGATGTTATGTATGTGGATGAATTAATCGGGCCAGATACCGTTAATACCTTACCTCCCTCTACTATTGAGGCTTGTATTGATCATTGTAATGTAGCGAACCGGGTAACAACAAATGTTGACAATGCCTATCGTTTGATTGAAAATCTCAACGATCCCGATATTGAGATTAATTTAGAGCAAGTCATGGAAGACTTACTAACGGATGGGATTGATAAATTTATTCAACCCTTTAACTCCTTGATGGCTTCTCTCCAAGACAAAGTAGAACGACTGGCGACCGTCGCCCGATAA